One region of Microscilla marina ATCC 23134 genomic DNA includes:
- a CDS encoding 3-deoxy-D-manno-octulosonic acid transferase has product MLFLYNLGIRFYSFAVWVASFFNPKAKLWLEGRKNLFARLNTAFQGNTDPVIWFHTSSLGEFEQGRPVIEHIKANHPELKILITFFSPSGYEIRHDYDQADYVFYLPLDTRRNAQKFLSIVRPQAVFFVKYEFWYHFLNETQKTNVPMLLFSSIFREQQFFFKSYGRFFRKVLRNYTHIFVQNQASVDLLQSIQVQSVSIAGDTRFDRVKAIADQQEQFPVVETFVNTQLTLVVGSSWWRDLVVLIPFLNDFGAPLKTIIAPHEINDQEIERLQDTLNKKSVRYTHFQDKPLDDEAVQQALRESDVLILDTIGMLAGLYQYADFAYIGGAFGEGLHNTLEPAVFDTPVLFGKEYDKYQEAIDMVNLRGAFSINNTEELSQVMNDLYFDEEKRAKAAKVCTEYVLANLGSSDKIYQYFVENIYKK; this is encoded by the coding sequence ATGTTATTTTTATACAATTTAGGGATACGTTTTTACTCGTTTGCCGTTTGGGTCGCTTCTTTTTTTAACCCCAAGGCAAAGCTTTGGCTTGAAGGCAGAAAAAACCTTTTTGCACGATTAAATACCGCTTTTCAGGGCAATACTGATCCGGTGATATGGTTTCACACCTCATCATTGGGCGAGTTTGAGCAAGGACGCCCCGTAATAGAACACATCAAGGCAAACCACCCTGAACTCAAGATTCTCATTACTTTTTTTTCACCTTCAGGCTATGAAATACGGCACGATTATGACCAAGCCGACTATGTGTTTTACCTGCCCCTGGACACCCGCCGCAACGCTCAGAAATTTTTGAGCATTGTACGCCCCCAAGCAGTCTTTTTTGTCAAATATGAGTTTTGGTATCACTTCTTAAACGAGACCCAAAAAACCAATGTACCCATGCTCTTGTTTTCGTCTATTTTCAGAGAGCAACAGTTTTTCTTTAAATCTTACGGGCGTTTTTTTCGCAAAGTACTTCGCAACTATACCCACATTTTTGTGCAAAACCAGGCATCAGTAGATTTGCTCCAAAGCATTCAAGTACAAAGTGTAAGCATTGCCGGCGATACTCGTTTTGACCGGGTAAAAGCCATTGCCGATCAACAAGAGCAATTCCCCGTTGTGGAAACTTTTGTGAATACGCAACTCACTTTGGTAGTAGGTAGCAGTTGGTGGCGCGATTTGGTGGTATTAATCCCCTTTCTAAACGATTTTGGGGCTCCACTCAAAACCATTATTGCTCCACACGAAATCAACGATCAGGAAATAGAACGTTTGCAGGATACGCTTAATAAAAAAAGTGTCAGGTATACCCACTTTCAGGATAAACCACTGGATGACGAAGCCGTACAACAAGCACTTCGTGAAAGCGATGTACTCATACTGGATACTATAGGCATGCTTGCCGGGCTGTATCAATATGCTGATTTTGCCTACATTGGAGGGGCTTTTGGCGAAGGATTGCACAATACTCTAGAGCCTGCGGTATTTGATACCCCAGTGCTTTTTGGCAAAGAATACGACAAATATCAGGAAGCAATTGATATGGTAAACTTGAGGGGGGCTTTTTCAATTAACAATACTGAGGAGCTTAGTCAAGTAATGAATGACTTGTATTTTGACGAAGAAAAACGAGCCAAAGCAGCCAAGGTGTGCACCGAGTATGTACTAGCAAACCTGGGTAGCTCCGATAAGATATATCAATATTTTGTAGAGAATATTTATAAGAAATAG
- a CDS encoding peroxiredoxin: MSLLLQKAPKFTAPALVNGEIVQNFSLEQYLGKQYVVLFFYPKDFSGVCPTEMWALEESLSAFAEKEAAVVACSTDTEEVHQAWVNTPRDKNGIEGVTFPIIADTAKTIASNFGVLAGYGDLDDEGNATFVGAPIALRGTYIINKEGTVMHESHNFFTIARNIPSVLRELDALRNFEVNGEICLANWKAEMAV, encoded by the coding sequence ATGTCATTATTACTTCAAAAAGCCCCTAAATTTACTGCCCCTGCCTTGGTAAACGGTGAAATTGTTCAAAATTTTTCACTGGAGCAATACCTTGGCAAACAATACGTTGTGTTGTTTTTTTATCCTAAAGATTTTTCGGGAGTATGCCCTACCGAAATGTGGGCTTTGGAAGAAAGCCTGTCTGCTTTTGCCGAAAAAGAGGCCGCAGTAGTGGCTTGCTCTACCGACACCGAAGAAGTGCACCAGGCTTGGGTAAATACGCCTCGTGACAAAAACGGAATTGAAGGGGTTACCTTCCCGATAATAGCCGATACCGCCAAAACCATTGCCTCTAACTTTGGGGTGTTGGCTGGCTATGGCGATCTCGACGACGAAGGCAACGCTACTTTTGTGGGCGCACCCATTGCTTTGCGTGGTACTTACATCATCAACAAAGAGGGTACGGTCATGCACGAGTCACACAACTTTTTCACGATTGCCCGTAACATACCAAGCGTACTACGCGAGCTGGATGCTTTGCGCAACTTTGAGGTAAACGGCGAAATTTGCCTTGCCAACTGGAAAGCTGAAATGGCTGTTTAA